Proteins encoded by one window of Sediminicoccus rosea:
- a CDS encoding branched-chain amino acid ABC transporter permease, giving the protein MDPLALFTLQTLNALSLSALLFFISLGLTLIFGIMRVVNFAHGALFMLGAYVGVATQTATGSFALSLVAAPLAAALLGLAFERSALSRLYAREHSAFLLVTFGLALALTEAIRLIWGADARQAELPQALAGIVWVMDEPFPVYRLVLIGAGLLCALLCWAGLQRTRLGLLLRAASQNATMTAALGNDVGRVRALVFALACGLAALGGALAAPLLSASLGLGSNVIIDAFVIVMIGGMGSFIGTAAGSLLVGFVQTFGNFYVPELALGMTYALMIAVLVLRPGGLFGRSE; this is encoded by the coding sequence ATGGACCCCCTCGCGCTCTTTACCCTGCAGACGCTGAACGCGCTTTCGCTTTCGGCGCTGCTCTTCTTCATTTCGCTGGGGCTGACGCTGATCTTCGGCATCATGCGGGTGGTGAATTTCGCGCATGGGGCGCTGTTCATGCTGGGCGCCTATGTCGGCGTGGCGACCCAGACGGCAACGGGCAGCTTCGCCCTCTCGCTGGTCGCGGCCCCGCTCGCGGCAGCGCTGCTCGGCCTCGCCTTCGAGCGGAGCGCCCTCTCGCGGCTTTATGCGCGGGAACATTCGGCCTTCCTGCTGGTCACCTTCGGCCTCGCCCTCGCGCTGACCGAGGCGATCCGGCTGATCTGGGGGGCGGATGCGCGCCAGGCGGAACTGCCGCAGGCTTTGGCGGGCATCGTCTGGGTGATGGATGAGCCGTTTCCGGTCTATCGCCTGGTCCTGATCGGCGCCGGGCTGCTCTGCGCGCTGCTCTGCTGGGCAGGGTTGCAGCGCACACGGCTCGGGCTGCTGCTGCGCGCCGCCTCGCAGAACGCGACGATGACGGCCGCACTCGGCAATGACGTGGGCCGCGTGCGGGCGCTGGTCTTCGCGCTGGCCTGCGGGCTCGCGGCGCTGGGGGGCGCGCTGGCGGCCCCCTTGCTCAGCGCGTCGCTCGGCCTCGGTTCCAACGTCATCATCGACGCCTTCGTGATCGTGATGATCGGCGGGATGGGAAGCTTCATCGGCACGGCGGCGGGCAGCCTGCTCGTGGGCTTCGTGCAGACCTTCGGCAATTTCTACGTGCCCGAGCTGGCCCTGGGCATGACCTACGCGCTGATGATCGCGGTGCTCGTGCTGCGGCCGGGCGGCCTGTTCGGACGGAGTGAATGA
- a CDS encoding branched-chain amino acid ABC transporter permease, which produces MKLTDPRWVLAGIALAAALGFVLPGHATTLLTEALILALFALSLDLLVGHARLTSFGHAGPWAFGAYTAATLLLVWQVPLPLAVLLAGALTALVAIPVGWLCVRTGGVTFAMLSLAFAQLGYAVVFKWNAVTGGSDGLAGIPRAGLPEMFSGREGYHLLVCLFLASAYLVAHGFIRSPFGHVVAAVRENEQRAEALGHDPRRIRLVVFVLSYALAGVAGALYAGFARYVSPELFFWTVSGHVLVMVVLGGAGTLVGPMLGALALFYAEHELSGLTQSWGLALGILFVLVVIFAPAGLMGWVQAALRGRAR; this is translated from the coding sequence ATGAAGCTGACCGATCCGCGATGGGTGCTGGCCGGGATCGCGTTGGCGGCCGCGTTGGGCTTCGTGCTGCCGGGTCATGCGACGACGCTGCTGACCGAGGCGCTGATCCTCGCCCTCTTCGCGCTGAGCCTCGATCTTCTGGTGGGGCATGCGCGGCTGACGTCCTTCGGCCATGCCGGGCCCTGGGCCTTCGGCGCCTATACGGCCGCCACGCTGCTGCTGGTCTGGCAGGTGCCGCTGCCGCTTGCCGTACTGCTGGCCGGCGCCTTGACCGCGCTTGTCGCCATTCCGGTGGGATGGCTCTGCGTGCGCACGGGCGGTGTCACCTTTGCCATGCTGTCGCTCGCCTTCGCGCAGCTCGGCTATGCCGTGGTGTTCAAATGGAATGCGGTGACCGGCGGCTCGGACGGGCTGGCCGGCATTCCGCGCGCCGGCCTGCCGGAGATGTTCTCCGGCCGCGAGGGCTATCATCTTCTCGTCTGCCTCTTCCTGGCGTCGGCCTATCTGGTGGCGCATGGCTTCATCCGCTCGCCCTTCGGGCATGTCGTGGCCGCGGTGCGCGAGAACGAGCAGCGCGCCGAGGCGCTGGGCCATGATCCCCGCCGCATCCGCCTCGTCGTCTTCGTGCTGTCCTACGCCCTCGCCGGCGTGGCGGGTGCGCTCTATGCGGGCTTTGCCCGCTATGTCTCGCCGGAGCTCTTCTTCTGGACCGTCTCCGGCCATGTGCTGGTGATGGTGGTGCTGGGCGGCGCGGGCACGCTCGTCGGGCCCATGCTTGGCGCGCTGGCGCTGTTCTATGCCGAGCATGAACTCTCGGGCCTTACGCAAAGTTGGGGCCTGGCGCTGGGCATCCTCTTCGTGCTCGTCGTCATCTTCGCGCCCGCGGGACTGATGGGCTGGGTGCAGGCGGCGCTGCGGGGGAGGGCACGATGA
- a CDS encoding ABC transporter ATP-binding protein, which translates to MSLLECRGLTRAWGAFRAVDGVDLTVEEREICAVIGPNGAGKSTLFAMIAGNLRKTSGTVRLGGEDVTALPAHALARRGVARSFQITAICPGLSALENVRLGAQAKMPWRFFGGAAAMRQGEERAMIWLDRLGLAAQAGTLAGELAHGDQRLLEVAVALAQEPRLLILDEPTQGMSVEETRRTVELLRSVMAEARTAILLVEHDLEVVFALAPRIVVLHRGRKIADGPADEVRADPAVQDAYLGGLH; encoded by the coding sequence ATGAGCCTTCTGGAATGCCGCGGCCTGACCCGTGCCTGGGGCGCCTTCCGCGCCGTGGATGGCGTGGACCTGACAGTCGAGGAGCGCGAGATCTGCGCCGTCATCGGCCCCAATGGCGCGGGCAAGAGCACGCTCTTCGCCATGATCGCGGGCAACCTGCGCAAGACCTCCGGCACGGTGCGGCTGGGTGGCGAGGATGTGACGGCGCTGCCCGCCCATGCATTGGCAAGGCGCGGCGTGGCGCGCAGCTTCCAGATCACCGCCATCTGCCCAGGGCTGAGCGCGCTCGAGAATGTGCGCCTGGGCGCGCAGGCCAAGATGCCCTGGCGATTCTTCGGCGGTGCCGCCGCGATGCGCCAGGGCGAAGAGCGGGCGATGATCTGGCTGGACCGCCTCGGCCTTGCCGCGCAGGCCGGAACCCTGGCCGGGGAACTGGCGCATGGCGACCAGCGCCTGTTGGAAGTGGCCGTGGCCCTGGCGCAGGAGCCGCGGCTGCTGATCCTCGATGAGCCGACGCAGGGGATGTCGGTCGAGGAGACGCGCCGCACCGTGGAGTTGCTGCGCAGCGTGATGGCGGAGGCGCGCACGGCCATCCTGCTGGTGGAGCACGATCTGGAGGTGGTCTTCGCGCTGGCGCCGCGCATCGTGGTGCTGCATCGCGGCCGCAAGATCGCCGATGGCCCGGCCGATGAGGTTCGGGCCGACCCCGCCGTGCAGGACGCCTATCTGGGCGGGCTCCATTGA
- a CDS encoding ABC transporter ATP-binding protein yields the protein MLELRDIRGGYASAEVLGGVNLRAAPGEVTALIGRNGVGKTTLLRGVMGLLPRCAGQVTLAGAALAGLPTHRIARAGIGYVPEGRQIFPELTVMENLAVGQRTPSRLWPEERLFALLPNLRERRANAGRALSGGEQQMLAIARALVTDPRVLLLDEPSQGLAPMVVQELARVLRQLAGEGVAVLLVEQNLRMTEAVADRILIMARGQVVHDDTAAAFQADADALRHRWLTM from the coding sequence ATGCTGGAACTGCGCGACATCCGCGGCGGCTATGCCTCGGCCGAGGTTCTGGGCGGCGTAAACCTGCGTGCCGCGCCCGGCGAGGTGACGGCGCTGATCGGCCGCAACGGCGTGGGCAAGACGACGCTCCTGCGCGGCGTCATGGGTTTGCTGCCGCGCTGCGCGGGGCAGGTCACGCTGGCCGGCGCGGCGCTGGCCGGTCTGCCCACGCACCGCATCGCCCGCGCCGGCATCGGCTATGTGCCGGAAGGCCGGCAGATCTTTCCCGAGCTGACGGTGATGGAGAACCTGGCCGTCGGTCAGCGGACACCCTCGCGGCTCTGGCCGGAGGAGCGGCTCTTCGCGCTGCTGCCCAATCTGCGCGAGCGTCGCGCCAATGCCGGCCGCGCGCTCTCGGGTGGCGAACAGCAGATGCTGGCCATCGCCCGCGCGCTCGTCACCGATCCCCGCGTGCTGCTGCTGGATGAGCCGAGCCAGGGCTTGGCCCCCATGGTGGTGCAGGAGCTCGCGCGCGTGCTGCGGCAATTGGCGGGCGAGGGCGTGGCGGTGCTGCTGGTGGAACAGAACCTGCGCATGACGGAGGCGGTGGCGGACCGCATCCTGATCATGGCGCGCGGCCAGGTGGTGCATGACGACACGGCAGCGGCCTTCCAGGCCGATGCGGATGCGCTGCGCCACCGCTGGCTGACGATGTGA